The Ziziphus jujuba cultivar Dongzao chromosome 7, ASM3175591v1 genome includes a region encoding these proteins:
- the LOC107425080 gene encoding L-type lectin-domain containing receptor kinase IX.1, which translates to MAISLWISQTTPPLIFCILFYLPLAYPIHFKVTRFVPNEPNVLYLGDAKPEVGTVEFNDVDYLCRVGQVISANRVRVWDAATKELSDFTSHLTFTIDTLDRIRYAAGLAFFLAPVGFQIPPNSAGGFLGLFNTTTSDSPWNQIVHVEFDSFSNPEWDPPVGHVGINSNSISSAVYTPWNASFHNSDIADVWIKYHATSQNLSVSWSYQNTTNPKEKTSLSYKIDLMKVLPEWVTVGFSAATSHFVERHVLLSWEFTSTLNTKETHKHEKEKDKLVLVGLTVSLGVLVAGLVIAFVFFWKRKRKNRQAEKTVNLTSMNDDLERGAGPRRFSYTDLASATNNFSNDRKLGEGGFGTVYKGYLKDLDALVAVKKFSSGSKQGKKEYITEVKVISSLRHRNLVQLLGWCHDKGNFLLVYEFMPNGSLDSHLFGKRSPLNWALRYKICLGIASALLYLHEEWEQCVVHRDIKSSNVMLDSSFNVKLGDFGLARLMDHELGPKTTGLAGTLGYLAPEYISTRRASKEADVYSFGVVALEIASGRKSANLMEEESEMGLLEWVWDLYGKGNLILGVDERLHMEFDQRQIECLMIVGLWCAYPDQNLRPSIRQAIQVLNFEAALPELPSRMPIPFYDAPTLPVSSPQPFATPIL; encoded by the coding sequence ATGGCGATCTCTTTGTGGATATCTCAAACTACTCCACCTCTTATATTTTGTATACTTTTCTACCTTCCTTTGGCTTATCCAATTCACTTCAAAGTAACTAGATTTGTTCCCAATGAACCAAATGTTCTATATTTGGGAGATGCAAAACCCGAAGTTGGAACAGTTGAGTTCAACGATGTTGACTATCTCTGCCGTGTTGGCCAAGTTATCTCAGCGAACAGAGTTCGAGTATGGGATGCTGCTACTAAAGAGCTCTCTGACTTTACATCCCATCTCACCTTCACCATTGATACACTTGACCGTATTCGTTATGCTGCCGGTCTTGCATTCTTTCTTGCTCCTGTTGGATTTCAGATTCCACCAAACTCAGCTGGTGGTTTTCTAGGCCTATTCAATACCACCACCAGTGACTCTCCTTGGAACCAGATTGTTCATGTCGAATTCGACTCTTTCTCGAACCCTGAGTGGGATCCTCCTGTTGGGCATGTGGGGATCAACAGCAACTCAATTTCTTCGGCTGTCTACACTCCTTGGAATGCAAGCTTCCATAACAGTGACATTGCTGATGTATGGATCAAATACCATGCTACTTCTCAAAATCTAAGTGTCTCTTGGAGCTACCAAAATACCACCAATCCCAAAGAGAAAACTAGTCTTTCTTACAAAATCGACCTGATGAAGGTTCTTCCAGAGTGGGTCACCGTTGGTTTTTCAGCCGCCACCAGTCATTTTGTAGAGCGGCATGTACTTCTATCATGGGAATTTACTTCAACATTGAATACTAAGGAAACACATAAGcatgagaaagaaaaggataagcTAGTACTGGTGGGTCTAACAGTGTCACTAGGTGTTCTAGTGGCAGGGCTAGTTATAGCCTTTGTGTTCTTTTGGAAGCGAAAGCGGAAAAATAGACAAGCAGAGAAGACGGTAAACTTAACATCAATGAATGATGATCTTGAAAGAGGAGCAGGACCGAGAAGGTTTTCTTACACCGATCTAGCTTCAGCAACAAACAACTTCTCGAATGATAGGAAGTTGGGTGAAGGAGGCTTTGGCACTGTCTACAAAGGATACCTGAAAGATCTAGATGCATTAGTGGCTGTGAAGAAATTCTCAAGCGGGTCTAAGCAGGGGAAAAAAGAGTACATAACAGAGGTGAAGGTCATTAGCAGCTTGAGACATCGAAATCTGGTGCAACTCTTAGGTTGGTGCCATGACAAAGGCAATTTCCTCCTCGTCTACGAGTTCATGCCAAATGGCAGTCTTGATTCCCACCTCTTTGGCAAGAGAAGTCCCCTCAATTGGGCTTTGAGATACAAGATATGTCTTGGAATAGCCTCCGCATTGCTGTATCTTCATGAAGAGTGGGAACAATGCGTGGTGCACAGAGATATCAAATCAAGCAATGTGATGCTAGATTCGAGCTTCAATGTCAAACTTGGAGACTTTGGATTAGCACGACTAATGGATCACGAGCTCGGTCCCAAGACAACAGGGTTGGCTGGGACATTAGGCTACTTGGCACCGGAATATATAAGCACGAGAAGGGCAAGTAAAGAGGCAGATGTGTATAGCTTTGGAGTGGTTGCATTAGAGATTGCTAGTGGAAGGAAGTCAGCAAATCTAATGGAAGAGGAGTCAGAAATGGGATTGTTAGAGTGGGTTTGGGATCTTTATGGGAAAGGAAACCTTATTTTGGGTGTGGATGAGAGGCTGCATATGGAGTTTGATCAGAGACAAATAGAATGTTTGATGATTGTGGGATTGTGGTGTGCTTACCCTGATCAAAATCTGAGGCCATCAATTAGGCAAGCAATTCAAGTGCTTAATTTTGAAGCAGCACTGCCTGAGCTTCCATCTAGAATGCCTATCCCTTTTTATGATGCGCCTACACTACCTGTCAGCTCTCCTCAACCTTTTGCAACACCAATCCTTTGA
- the LOC132804442 gene encoding L-type lectin-domain containing receptor kinase IX.1-like — MGTSRAAQLLFCILFNLPLAYSIQFQIPRFEPSNPNVLYQGAAEPSVGAVELIDNVDYLCRVGRVISADRVRLWDADTRKLSDFTTHFSFYINTLGRTSYAAGLAFFLAPHGFQIPPNSAGGFLGLFNTTTSDSRKNQIVHVEFDSFANPEWDPTYEHVGINNNSISSVVTTPWNASFHNGDTADVWINYNATTHNLSVSWMYQKTSNAKENTSLSYQINLMEVLPEWVTVGLSAATSQFIERHVVQSWDFSSSLDIKETDKQNSGKTKLVVALTVSGGVLISGVVIAFVLLWKRKKKNREKTETVNTTSINVDLERGAGPRRFSYLNLVSATNNFSDDKKLGKGGFGTVYKGYLKDLNMVVAVKKFSGGSKQGRKEYITEVKVISSLRHRNLVQLIGWCHDKGEFLLVYEFMPNGSLDSHLFGKKSLLVWGVRYKISLGIASALLYLHEEWEQCVVHRDIKSSNVMLDANFNVKLGDFGLARLMDHELGPKTTGLAGTLGYMAPEYISTRRASKESDVYSFGVVALEIATGRKSADRIEEDSEIGLVEWVWNLYGKGKLEMVVDEKLHMEFDQRQVEWLMIVGLWCAHPDQSLRPSIRQAIHVLNFEAALPNLPPKMPIPIYDVPTLSVSSGEPLLTTSLEVGR; from the coding sequence ATGGGAACCTCAAGAGCTGCACAATTGCTATTCTGTATCCTTTTCAACCTTCCTTTagcttattcaattcaattccaaATACCTCGTTTCGAACCAAGTAATCCAAATGTTCTTTATCAGGGAGCTGCTGAACCTTCAGTCGGAGCTGTTGAACTAATTGACAATGTTGATTATCTCTGTCGAGTAGGCAGAGTAATCTCTGCAGACAGGGTCCGACTATGGGATGCTGACACAAGAAAGCTTTCCGACTTCACAACCCATTTCTCCTTCTACATCAACACACTCGGCCGGACATCTTATGCTGCTGGCCTTGCATTCTTCCTAGCTCCGCATGGATTTCAAATTCCACCCAACTCTGCAGGTGGTTTTCTAGGCCTATTCAACACCACCACTAGTGACTCCCGTAAGAACCAAATTGTTCATGTTGAATTCGACTCTTTCGCGAACCCTGAATGGGATCCTACATATGAGCATGTTGGGATCAATAACAACTCAATTTCTTCGGTTGTCACTACCCCTTGGAATGCTAGCTTCCATAACGGTGACACGGCTGATGTATGGATTAACTACAATGCTACTACTCATAATCTAAGTGTCTCTTGGATGTACCAGAAAACTTCTAATGCCAAAGAGAACACCAGCCTTTCTTACCAAATCAACTTGATGGAGGTTTTGCCTGAGTGGGTCACTGTTGGGTTATCTGCTGCTACAAGTCAATTTATAGAGCGCCATGTAGTTCAATCATGGGATTTTAGTTCAAGTTTGGATATAAAAGAAACAGATAAACAAAATAGTGGAAAGACAAAATTAGTGGTGGCTTTGACAGTTTCAGGAGGTGTTTTGATTTCTGGGGTGGTTATAGCTTTTGTGTTGTTATGGAAGCGGAAGAAGAAAAACAGGGAAAAAACAGAGACAGTGAACACAACTTCGATTAATGTTGATCTCGAAAGAGGAGCCGGACCAAGAAGGTTTTCTTACCTTAATCTAGTTTCAGCAACCAACAACTTCTCTGATGACAAGAAGTTGGGTAAAGGAGGTTTCGGTACTGTTTACAAAGGCTACTTAAAAGATTTGAATATGGTTGTAGCGGTGAAAAAATTTTCGGGAGGATCAAAACAGGGAAGAAAAGAGTACATAACAGAGGTGAAGGTGATTAGCAGCTTAAGACATCGAAATTTGGTGCAACTCATAGGCTGGTGCCATGACAAAGGTGAGTTCCTCCTGGTCTACGAGTTCATGCCAAATGGTAGTCTTGATTCCCACCTCTTTGGCAAGAAAAGCCTTCTTGTTTGGGGTGTGAGATACAAGATTTCTCTTGGAATAGCTTCGGCATTGCTGTATCTTCATGAAGAGTGGGAACAATGTGTGGTGCACAGAGATATCAAATCGAGTAACGTTATGCTAGATGCAAACTTCAATGTCAAGCTTGGAGACTTTGGGTTAGCCCGTCTTATGGACCATGAGCTTGGCCCCAAGACAACGGGGTTGGCTGGGACATTAGGCTACATGGCTCCGGAATACATAAGCACTAGAAGGGCTAGTAAAGAGTCTGATGTTTATAGCTTTGGTGTGGTTGCTTTAGAAATCGCTACTGGAAGGAAGTCAGCTGATCGTATCGAAGAGGATTCCGAAATTGGATTGGTAGAATGGGTTTGGAACCTTTATGGGAAAGGAAAACTTGAAATGGTTGTGGATGAGAAGCTGCATATGGAATTTGATCAGAGACAGGTAGAGTGGTTGATGATTGTAGGGCTGTGGTGTGCTCACCCAGATCAAAGTCTAAGGCCATCAATTAGGCAAGCCATTCATGTCCTTAACTTTGAGGCAGCGTTGCCCAATCTTCCTCCTAAGATGCCTATTCCAATTTATGATGTGCCTACACTCTCTGTCAGCTCAGGTGAGCCATTACTGACTACAAGTCTTGAAGTGGGTCGGTGA
- the LOC132804471 gene encoding lectin 7-like translates to MALSNSYPHLFNVIIFFLLLITNAESVFFNFTSFHPNMVDIQFEGDAFPSSNVLQLTKNQVDGPLAGSIGRASYNKPVKIWDAGTGKLTDFTTHFSFIMKQLDAQIYGDGIAFFIAPFDARLPQNSSGGYLALFSNDTAFNFSSNQIVAVEFDSFRNEWDPSSDHVGININSIISVTNVTWKSSIKNGSIANAWVSYNSTTQNLSVYLTYAENPKFGGESSLSYIVDLRKLLPERVRFGFSAATGEVIEIHNLLSWSFYSTLVDERNLL, encoded by the coding sequence ATGGCTCTTTCCAACTCTTATCCACACCTTTTCAAcgtcatcatcttcttcctgCTGCTAATCACGAATGCCGAGTCTGTTTTCTTCAACTTTACCTCTTTCCATCCTAACATGGTTGACATACAATTCGAAGGGGATGCATTTCCATCCAGTAATGTTCTGCAGCTCACAAAGAATCAAGTTGATGGTCCCCTCGCTGGCAGCATAGGCCGAGCGTCGTATAACAAACCGGTGAAGATTTGGGATGCAGGAACAGGAAAGCTTACAGATTTCACCACCCATTTCTCATTTATCATGAAACAACTTGATGCCCAAATATATGGTGATGGCATAGCATTCTTTATTGCACCATTTGATGCGAGGCTTCCTCAGAATTCAAGTGGGGGTTACCTTGCACTATTCAGCAATGATACTGCCTTCAATTTCTCGAGCAATCAGATTGTTGCGGTTGAGTTTGATAGCTTCAGGAATGAATGGGATCCGAGCTCTGATCACGTAGGAATCAATATCAACTCCATCATCTCAGTAACAAATGTGACATGGAAAAGTAGCATTAAAAACGGATCAATAGCAAATGCTTGGGTAAGTTATAACTCCACCACTCAAAATCTAAGTGTTTATCTTACATACGCTGAAAATCCAAAATTTGGTGGGGAATCTAGCCTTtcatatattgttgatttgagGAAGTTGTTGCCGGAAAGGGTTAGATTTGGTTTCTCTGCAGCAACTGGAGAAGTGATAGAAATACATAACCTTCTTTCCTGGTCATTTTACTCAACCTTGGTGGATGAGAGAAATCTCTTATAA
- the LOC107425083 gene encoding L-type lectin-domain containing receptor kinase IX.1-like — protein sequence MAIPSTFCNSPTPTCIFFFFFFVFLLFPFAGSIQFQISRFDSNQENILYQGDAAPSVGAVELNNKYNYLCRVGWATYAESVPLWDSETGKLADFTTHFSFTINTLGVPRYGHGFSFFLAPVGFQIPPNSAGGFLGLFNTTTSDSLQNQIVLVEFDTFSNPEWDPPVEHVGINENSISSAIYTPWNVSLHSGDNIDAWIVYDAAAKNLSVHWEFQNTSNSKENTSLAYQIDLKTVLPQWVTIGFSGATGQYGERHVLNSWELNSNLDIKRGDGNKARRRRLILGLTISGGVFILGMILALSMLFLRRSKQKKKRVTEQAETVNLTSINDDLERGAGPRRFSYVDLASATNSFSDERKLGEGGFGAVYKGYLIDLDITVAVKKISRGSKQGRKEYITEVKVISSLRHRNLVQLIGWCHDKGEFLLVYEFMPNGSLDAHLFGKRKPLTWAVRYKISLGIASALLYLHEEWEQCVVHRDIKSSNVMLDSNFNVKLGDFGLARLMDHELGPQTTGLAGTLGYLAPEYISTGRASKESDVYSFGVVCLEIATGRKSVDPMDKNCQMGLVEWIWDLYGKGNLVLGVDGRIQSDMDKKQVECLMIVGLWCAHPDRSLRPSIRQAIHVLNFEATYPNLPSKMPVPLFHVPSPSVSSGEPSITTSIAVGR from the coding sequence ATGGCCATTCCCAGCACTTTCTGCAACTCACCAACTCCAACttgtattttcttcttcttcttctttgtctttcttctttttccttttgcagGTTCAATTCAATTCCAAATATCTCGCTTCGATTCTAACCAAGAAAACATATTGTACCAAGGAGATGCAGCGCCTTCAGTTGGAGCCGTAGAGCTAAACAACAAGTACAACTACCTATGCCGAGTTGGTTGGGCCACCTATGCCGAGAGCGTGCCTCTTTGGGACTCAGAAACCGGAAAGCTAGCCGACTTCACAACCCATTTCTCCTTCACCATCAACACCCTGGGTGTTCCCCGCTATGGCCATggcttttcatttttccttgcTCCTGTTGGGTTTCAAATCCCTCCGAACTCCGCGGGTGGGTTTTTAGGCCTATTCAATACCACCACAAGTGATTCGTTACAAAATCAGATTGTCCTGGTTGAGTTCGACACGTTTTCGAATCCTGAATGGGATCCTCCGGTCGAGCACGTCGGGATCAACGAAAATTCTATTTCTTCTGCCATCTACACTCCTTGGAATGTTAGCTTGCATAGCGGAGATAACATCGATGCATGGATTGTCTACGACGCGGCCGCGAAGAATTTGAGTGTCCATTGGGAGTTCCAAAATACCTCAAATTCAAAAGAGAATACCAGTCTAGCATATCAAATCGATTTGAAGACAGTTCTTCCGCAATGGGTCACAATTGGATTTTCAGGAGCTACTGGTCAGTATGGAGAGAGACATGTGCTTAATTCATGGGAACTCAACTCAAATCTGGATATAAAAAGAGGCGATGGAAACAAAGCTAGAAGAAGGAGATTGATATTGGGTCTCACAATTTCGGGCGGTGTTTTCATTCTTGGGATGATTTTAGCACTTTCGATGCTGTTTTTACGGCGGAGTaagcaaaaaaagaagagagtAACTGAGCAGGCAGAGACAGTAAATTTAACATCAATCAATGATGACCTGGAAAGAGGAGCAGGACCGAGAAGGTTTTCTTATGTTGATCTTGCTTCGGCAACCAACAGCTTCTCAGACGAAAGGAAACTCGGTGAAGGAGGGTTTGGAGCGGTTTACAAAGGCTATCTAATTGATTTAGATATTACAGTAGCTGTGAAGAAAATCTCAAGGGGTTCAAAGCAAGGAAGAAAGGAGTACATAACAGAGGTGAAGGTCATCAGCAGCTTAAGACACCGAAATTTGGTGCAGCTCATCGGGTGGTGCCACGACAAAGGTGAGTTCCTTCTTGTCTACGAGTTCATGCCAAATGGTAGCCTCGATGCCCACCTCTTTGGTAAGAGGAAGCCTCTTACTTGGGCTGTAAGGTACAAGATATCTCTTGGGATTGCATCAGCATTGCTCTATCTTCACGAAGAGTGGGAGCAATGTGTTGTGCATCGAGATATCAAATCGAGCAATGTCATGTTAGATTCCAATTTCAATGTCAAACTTGGAGATTTTGGATTAGCAAGGTTAATGGACCATGAGCTAGGTCCCCAAACAACAGGATTGGCTGGAACATTAGGCTACTTGGCTCCAGAGTATATAAGCACAGGACGGGCTAGTAAGGAATCTGACGTGTATAGCTTTGGGGTGGTTTGCTTGGAAATAGCTACAGGAAGAAAGTCCGTGGATCCTATGGATAAGAATTGTCAGATGGGATTGGTAGAGTGGATTTGGGATCTTTATGGGAAAGGAAACCTTGTTTTGGGTGTGGATGGGAGAATCCAAAGTGATATGGACAAGAAACAAGTAGAGTGTTTGATGATTGTGGGGTTGTGGTGCGCTCATCCTGACCGAAGCTTAAGACCTTCAATTAGGCAAGCAATTCATGTGCTTAACTTTGAGGCAACCTATCCAAATCTTCCATCAAAAATGCCTGTTCCTCTGTTTCATGTGCCGTCACCCTCAGTCAGCTCCGGTGAACCCTCGATAACAACAAGCATCGCTGTGGGTCGTTAA